AACGGGATGAATTGCGTACTTTTACTCAACGCGGTGTATCTGATTTGTATGATTTATATCAGACAGATCCCGTATTTATGAAAGGAGCTGCCATCGCAGACAAAATCATAGGCAAGGGAGCTGCTGCCCTGATGGTGCTTGGGGGAATAGAAAAAGTATATGCTGATATCATAAGTACCCCTGCCCTGGCGTTACTTTGTGATGCGGGTATAGAGACCTCATTTGCTCAAGAAGTGCCTCATATTATCAATCGTGACAAAACGG
Above is a window of Bacteroides helcogenes P 36-108 DNA encoding:
- a CDS encoding DUF1893 domain-containing protein; amino-acid sequence: MKGIINMLHAGGYSCVIKKRDELRTFTQRGVSDLYDLYQTDPVFMKGAAIADKIIGKGAAALMVLGGIEKVYADIISTPALALLCDAGIETSFAQEVPHIINRDKTGWCPLETACSQLKYATEMYLVIQDFIINMRSKDKKP